In Leptotrichia sp. oral taxon 215 str. W9775, a single genomic region encodes these proteins:
- a CDS encoding DUF4291 domain-containing protein: protein MKGLIMKKEEERNIYAVFDDKTIRVYQAYNNEIADEALKLGKFGSKFSLNRMTWIKPSFLWMMYRSGWATKQGQERILAIDLKREGFDEIVKNAVLSSFREVSDLSKEEWKEKLENSEVRCQWDPERDIYGNPIGRRAIQLGIKGETVKKYINDWIVNITDITDKVIEMRNSIQNGTFSEVMLPEEKKYII, encoded by the coding sequence ATGAAAGGATTAATTATGAAAAAAGAAGAGGAAAGAAATATTTATGCAGTATTCGATGACAAGACAATAAGAGTTTATCAAGCATATAACAATGAAATAGCAGACGAGGCTTTAAAATTAGGAAAGTTTGGAAGTAAGTTCAGTTTAAACAGAATGACCTGGATAAAGCCGTCATTCTTATGGATGATGTACAGAAGTGGCTGGGCTACTAAACAAGGACAGGAAAGAATACTGGCAATTGACCTGAAAAGGGAAGGATTTGATGAAATAGTGAAAAATGCTGTACTTTCATCTTTTAGAGAAGTTTCTGATTTATCTAAGGAAGAATGGAAAGAAAAATTGGAAAATTCAGAGGTAAGATGTCAATGGGATCCAGAGAGGGATATTTACGGCAATCCAATAGGAAGAAGAGCGATACAGTTAGGTATAAAGGGAGAAACGGTAAAAAAATATATAAATGACTGGATTGTAAATATAACGGATATAACAGATAAAGTTATTGAGATGAGAAACAGCATTCAAAATGGAACTTTTTCAGAAGTTATGCTTCCTGAAGAAAAAAAATATATTATTTAG
- a CDS encoding ribonuclease domain-containing protein: SNVDFGEHVGDEAVTIGVISIVAIAGVYVVYQAGKPVGRYLDLDTAKKNAKLLSSSIGGVFDLGRKGIAKGIDYGANAANKIGNWIGGNSSSKAKSQSKSVQWTKATVRKTETVSNKVNSNVKNKSRSDSNSNRNKNKNKKDNKKKNRSNKNSKNSGKNNTNGNNRNTGQSGNNVPGPDYIPKGDPESNYDNLPESVKESYKEHSKNSWKSQYNDGTRDPRRIDDKFYNDGRKGGEVLPKTDANGNPIEYTEHDVNPRPSSGNRDSLRFVRGSDGKTYMTDDHYRTFKEIKPEEIVPKEITPSD; encoded by the coding sequence TTCCAATGTTGATTTTGGTGAACATGTAGGAGATGAAGCAGTAACTATAGGAGTAATTTCAATAGTAGCCATTGCAGGAGTATATGTTGTATATCAGGCTGGAAAACCTGTTGGTAGATATTTGGATCTGGATACTGCGAAAAAGAATGCTAAGCTTCTATCTAGCTCTATTGGTGGAGTTTTTGATTTAGGAAGAAAAGGTATTGCAAAAGGAATTGATTATGGAGCAAATGCAGCTAATAAAATAGGAAACTGGATAGGTGGAAATTCTTCTTCAAAAGCAAAAAGTCAATCAAAATCAGTACAATGGACTAAAGCTACGGTTAGAAAGACTGAGACTGTTTCAAATAAAGTGAACAGTAATGTTAAAAATAAGAGTAGAAGTGATAGTAATAGTAATAGGAACAAGAACAAAAATAAGAAAGATAATAAAAAAAAGAACAGAAGTAATAAAAATTCTAAGAATAGTGGGAAAAACAATACTAATGGAAATAATAGAAATACTGGTCAAAGTGGAAATAATGTACCAGGACCAGATTATATTCCAAAAGGAGATCCCGAAAGCAATTATGACAACTTACCGGAAAGTGTAAAAGAATCATATAAGGAACATTCTAAAAATTCATGGAAAAGTCAGTATAACGATGGAACTCGTGATCCTAGAAGAATAGATGATAAATTTTATAATGATGGAAGAAAAGGAGGAGAAGTGCTACCTAAAACAGATGCTAACGGGAATCCTATAGAATACACTGAACATGATGTCAACCCAAGACCATCTTCAGGTAACAGGGATAGTTTAAGGTTTGTAAGGGGAAGTGATGGAAAGACATATATGACAGATGATCACTATAGAACGTTTAAGGAGATAAAACCGGAGGAAATAGTTCCAAAAGAAATAACTCCAAGTGATTAG
- a CDS encoding PepSY domain-containing protein gives MKNRILKLTVLGIGVLGILGIAYGASKTRSLNGNEYISEYSLESRANTSDNVQLISVEKAKSIALAQVPGADESHLGKIDLDREHGRMEYEIEIFYNNSKYEYDIDAVTGEIVGLKVKKYNNWN, from the coding sequence ATGAAAAACAGAATTTTAAAACTTACAGTATTGGGAATAGGAGTACTTGGGATACTTGGAATAGCTTATGGAGCGAGTAAAACAAGAAGCTTAAATGGAAATGAATATATTTCAGAATATTCATTGGAGAGTAGAGCAAATACTTCAGATAATGTGCAACTGATAAGTGTGGAAAAGGCAAAATCTATAGCATTGGCACAAGTTCCAGGAGCAGATGAAAGTCACCTTGGAAAAATAGATTTAGACAGGGAACACGGAAGAATGGAATATGAAATAGAAATTTTTTATAACAATTCAAAATATGAATATGACATAGATGCAGTAACTGGAGAGATTGTGGGCTTAAAAGTAAAAAAATATAACAACTGGAATTAA
- a CDS encoding PepSY domain-containing protein, whose product MKRKILSMLLLGIMVLGVSGTANAGKKNKYYGTGVSSKNNSYIGVNKAIAIALKKVPGANQSHVYDVHLDRENGRMVYEGEIYYNGWEYEFDIDAVTGEIVKWKSERD is encoded by the coding sequence ATGAAAAGAAAAATATTAAGTATGTTATTATTAGGAATTATGGTTTTAGGAGTATCAGGGACAGCAAATGCAGGGAAAAAGAATAAATATTATGGTACAGGAGTTTCATCAAAGAATAACAGTTATATAGGAGTAAACAAGGCGATAGCAATAGCACTGAAAAAAGTTCCGGGAGCAAACCAGTCTCATGTATATGATGTTCATCTTGACAGGGAAAATGGAAGAATGGTATACGAAGGGGAAATCTACTACAATGGTTGGGAATACGAGTTTGACATAGATGCAGTGACAGGAGAAATTGTAAAATGGAAATCAGAGAGGGACTAG
- a CDS encoding response regulator transcription factor, with protein MKILLVEDEIDLNNIVTKYLKKNGYSVDSVFDGEEALDYLEYGEYDLVILDVMMPKVNGFEVIKELRNKGNHTLVLMLTARDSADDKVKGLDLGADDYLVKPFDFNELSARIRAVVRRKYGNSSNKLIIGDLILDTSEKSVTRAGKKIDLTGKEYEVLEYLVQSKNRILSRDQIKEHVWDYDYEGDSNIIDVLIKNIRKKIDVENGKQIIYTKRGLGYVVKEED; from the coding sequence ATGAAAATTTTACTTGTGGAAGATGAAATAGATTTGAACAACATTGTCACGAAATATCTTAAAAAGAATGGATACAGTGTAGACAGTGTTTTTGATGGAGAAGAGGCACTTGATTATTTGGAATATGGGGAATATGACCTTGTTATTCTAGATGTTATGATGCCCAAAGTAAATGGTTTTGAAGTTATAAAGGAGCTGAGAAATAAAGGAAATCATACATTGGTTTTAATGCTAACAGCAAGGGACAGTGCAGATGATAAGGTGAAGGGGCTTGACCTGGGGGCTGATGATTATCTTGTGAAACCTTTTGATTTTAACGAGCTTTCGGCGAGGATAAGAGCTGTAGTAAGAAGAAAATATGGAAACAGTTCAAATAAGCTTATAATAGGAGATTTAATTTTAGACACATCAGAAAAATCAGTGACAAGGGCAGGAAAAAAGATTGATTTGACAGGGAAGGAATACGAAGTTCTGGAATATCTTGTACAAAGTAAAAACAGGATACTTAGCAGGGATCAGATAAAGGAGCATGTCTGGGACTATGATTATGAAGGAGATTCAAATATAATAGATGTACTTATAAAAAATATTAGAAAAAAAATAGATGTGGAAAATGGGAAACAGATAATTTATACAAAGAGAGGACTTGGGTACGTTGTAAAGGAAGAAGATTAA